In one window of Prevotella fusca JCM 17724 DNA:
- a CDS encoding glycosyltransferase family 2 protein codes for MKNKIITIVTPTYNRADKLSLLFESLCQQSCKDFEWLCIDDGSSDNTEELVGQFIQKMSSSSEGFPIKYIYKKNGGKHSALNVAFKKVQTELLFIVDSDDVLIQDAVATIISDWNSIANKENLCGIGYLRGFSNIDRIGDAYTGDYIGNFIEERFNKNVNGDKAEVWVTKKLRNFQFPEVEGEKFISESVAWIWLAKKYNMLFVNKIIYITEYLEGGLSDSGRALRFKCPTLMAYGSLMTMSKEFSFKIRIKETLLYIVYSLFGKRSLRELFQCEYKLLVFLNLVPGLLLYKYWKWKYMK; via the coding sequence ATGAAAAATAAAATCATAACAATTGTTACACCTACTTATAATAGGGCTGATAAACTATCTCTATTATTTGAAAGTCTTTGTCAGCAGAGTTGCAAAGATTTTGAATGGTTATGTATAGATGATGGTAGTTCTGATAATACAGAGGAACTTGTCGGACAATTTATTCAGAAAATGTCATCATCATCAGAAGGCTTTCCTATAAAATATATTTATAAGAAGAATGGAGGAAAACATTCTGCATTGAATGTTGCTTTTAAAAAGGTACAAACAGAGTTGCTTTTTATTGTTGATTCTGATGATGTTTTGATACAAGATGCAGTTGCTACAATCATTTCAGATTGGAATAGTATTGCTAATAAAGAAAATCTTTGTGGAATTGGGTATTTGCGAGGATTTTCCAATATAGATCGAATTGGTGATGCTTATACAGGAGATTACATTGGCAATTTTATAGAAGAACGTTTCAACAAGAATGTTAATGGAGATAAGGCAGAAGTGTGGGTAACAAAGAAATTACGTAATTTCCAATTTCCAGAAGTTGAAGGTGAGAAATTTATTTCGGAATCGGTTGCATGGATTTGGCTTGCAAAAAAATATAATATGCTTTTTGTGAATAAAATCATTTATATAACAGAATATTTGGAAGGTGGCTTATCTGATTCGGGACGTGCGTTAAGATTTAAATGTCCAACTTTAATGGCGTATGGTTCTTTAATGACTATGTCTAAGGAGTTCTCTTTCAAGATACGTATTAAAGAAACTTTGCTGTATATAGTATATTCTCTTTTTGGTAAAAGAAGTCTTAGAGAACTCTTTCAATGTGAATATAAAC
- a CDS encoding glycosyltransferase has translation MVDYKYKLSIIIPMYNAEKYIGACLDSILDSDLLKEEYEIVIVNDGSKDNSPEIAQNYASKYSNITYLSQENQGQSTARNHGIKTCQGEYVWCVDADDKLISEQLSKIIEAIDKYNNLDILAVQLQNVTEGGENLDLECCQPTLEHNKILSGVEAVLSGYNPSSICALITKKQLFIDNDIFFVKGITHQDVELTYRLMPCAQRVVFSDIIPYLYIYHPNSTSKSMVPEKKIKYIKDDIYIIKSFRRLALSFKVTNPQLSSVIFNRSQNVLFGLVYSLYRNKKSWRILGINSAIIAELKKENLYPMHGKFDSVKKMLFVRFILNISFLIE, from the coding sequence ATGGTAGACTATAAATATAAACTTAGCATAATAATCCCAATGTATAATGCAGAGAAGTACATAGGGGCTTGCTTAGACTCCATTCTTGACTCTGATTTACTAAAAGAGGAGTATGAAATTGTTATAGTTAATGATGGATCAAAGGATAATTCTCCAGAGATTGCCCAAAACTATGCTTCAAAGTATTCAAATATAACATACTTAAGTCAAGAAAACCAAGGGCAAAGTACAGCCAGAAATCATGGAATAAAAACTTGTCAAGGTGAGTATGTCTGGTGTGTAGATGCTGATGATAAACTTATAAGTGAACAGTTGTCAAAGATTATTGAGGCTATAGATAAGTATAATAACTTGGATATTTTAGCTGTTCAACTTCAGAATGTAACAGAAGGAGGAGAGAATTTAGATCTTGAATGTTGCCAGCCTACTCTTGAACATAATAAGATCTTATCAGGCGTAGAGGCTGTTCTTTCTGGTTATAATCCTTCTTCTATCTGTGCTTTAATTACAAAAAAACAGTTATTTATTGATAATGATATATTCTTCGTGAAAGGTATTACACATCAGGATGTAGAACTAACATATAGACTAATGCCATGTGCGCAACGTGTTGTGTTTAGTGATATAATTCCTTATCTGTATATCTATCATCCAAATTCCACCAGCAAATCAATGGTGCCGGAAAAGAAGATAAAGTATATTAAGGATGATATCTATATAATTAAGTCTTTCCGTAGATTAGCACTTTCTTTTAAAGTTACAAATCCACAGTTAAGTAGTGTGATATTTAATCGAAGCCAGAATGTTTTATTTGGCTTGGTATACTCTCTATATCGAAACAAGAAGAGTTGGCGTATATTAGGGATAAATTCTGCTATTATTGCTGAACTTAAGAAAGAAAACTTATATCCTATGCATGGAAAATTTGACTCAGTAAAAAAAATGTTATTTGTTAGGTTTATCCTAAACATCTCTTTTTTAATAGAGTGA
- a CDS encoding glycosyltransferase, whose translation MDKPKFSIVVPVYNAEGYLRKCLDSLLRQGLYSYEILLVNDGSTDSSLSICQEYAENNHRIKVLSQNNQGVCAARNNGLEHSTGEWIVLVDSDDYLLDNGLYTAFSAVKCQEEYDVIQYKSSYDFWPKKALTSDVIFMGSGHDLIRQSGFVSFCWLCFYRREFLIRNHIHFNNKYIVGEDQLFVANVFLHNPRTAVVSTDIYRYVVHEDSATTKRDVKHTRRCVEDYLSSFYDILSIAKSVKGDEKEGVVLACYNALNAKKMFGFSRMLSSQYDYRNFKRIRSRAREVEFYPIFPNGAGMKPLCMAWMINLILKHYFFYKPASWLFNSLVVKYILPRLRINLKNEK comes from the coding sequence ATGGATAAACCAAAGTTTAGTATCGTTGTTCCTGTTTATAATGCAGAGGGATATTTGCGTAAATGCCTTGATTCACTTCTTCGCCAAGGTTTGTATAGTTATGAGATTCTATTAGTTAATGATGGGAGTACTGATAGTTCTCTGTCTATATGTCAGGAGTATGCAGAAAATAATCATAGGATAAAAGTGTTGAGCCAAAACAATCAAGGTGTTTGTGCTGCACGGAACAATGGTCTAGAACATTCGACAGGGGAATGGATAGTATTGGTAGATTCGGATGATTATCTTTTAGATAATGGATTGTATACAGCTTTTTCTGCTGTTAAATGTCAAGAAGAGTATGATGTCATTCAGTATAAGAGCAGCTATGATTTTTGGCCAAAGAAAGCCCTTACATCTGATGTGATTTTTATGGGGAGTGGACATGATTTGATTAGACAGTCGGGTTTTGTTTCTTTCTGTTGGTTATGTTTTTATAGGAGAGAGTTCTTGATTCGCAACCATATTCACTTTAATAATAAGTATATTGTAGGAGAAGACCAATTGTTTGTTGCTAATGTGTTTCTTCATAACCCACGAACAGCTGTGGTTTCAACAGACATTTATCGTTATGTTGTACATGAAGATAGTGCAACAACCAAGCGTGATGTAAAACATACAAGACGATGTGTTGAGGATTATCTGTCGTCTTTCTATGATATATTAAGTATAGCTAAGAGTGTAAAAGGTGATGAAAAGGAAGGTGTTGTGTTAGCTTGCTATAATGCACTGAATGCAAAGAAAATGTTTGGGTTCAGTAGAATGTTGTCTTCTCAATATGATTATAGAAATTTTAAGCGAATCAGGTCTCGAGCAAGAGAAGTAGAATTTTATCCAATCTTTCCGAATGGGGCAGGAATGAAACCTCTGTGTATGGCTTGGATGATTAATTTGATACTTAAGCATTATTTTTTCTATAAACCTGCTTCTTGGCTTTTTAATAGTCTTGTTGTAAAATATATTCTCCCACGATTAAGAATAAATCTGAAGAATGAAAAATAA
- a CDS encoding glycosyltransferase family A protein produces the protein MQNSKFKYSVAIRTVGKAGDKYIQELQSLHNQTVKPEHIYVHLAHGFERPKEQVGMEEYIDTPKGLVHQRAAANMVEEEYVLIIDDDVYFPEDAVEKMYNALRKYNADGIAPDTFPSQSMSFFSKAGAYLTNTVKGRKNDGWAIRIQRSGAFSFNSNPEKGAIYPTESAAGTAVFMKTKVWKAIHYEHEVWIDKYPAGTFGEDQLMYQKIIENGFKLLMWYDSGVLHLDANTNKASQKSYDKIYYRAMSQYLTWYRCVYDLPRNTSVDKLKNQLAYAYRFLLSCSVRLVYSILQFSPRFLTAHIKGNLDARKFVKSEEYISLPHFILSPKE, from the coding sequence ATGCAGAATTCTAAATTCAAATATTCTGTTGCTATCCGTACAGTTGGAAAAGCTGGGGATAAGTACATTCAAGAGTTGCAGTCACTTCACAATCAAACAGTGAAGCCTGAACATATTTATGTGCATCTTGCTCATGGGTTTGAACGTCCGAAAGAGCAAGTGGGTATGGAGGAGTATATAGATACTCCAAAGGGGTTAGTGCATCAACGAGCTGCCGCTAATATGGTAGAAGAAGAGTATGTGCTAATTATTGATGATGATGTTTATTTCCCTGAAGATGCTGTTGAAAAGATGTATAATGCTTTACGAAAGTATAATGCTGATGGTATTGCACCAGATACTTTTCCTTCTCAAAGTATGAGTTTTTTTTCAAAGGCGGGAGCATATCTGACTAATACGGTTAAAGGACGAAAAAACGATGGATGGGCTATACGTATTCAACGTTCTGGAGCATTCTCCTTTAATAGTAATCCCGAGAAAGGAGCAATCTATCCTACAGAAAGTGCTGCAGGAACTGCAGTCTTTATGAAGACAAAAGTATGGAAAGCTATTCATTATGAACATGAGGTATGGATTGACAAGTATCCTGCTGGTACGTTTGGTGAAGACCAGTTGATGTATCAGAAGATAATAGAGAATGGATTTAAACTATTAATGTGGTATGACTCTGGAGTTCTTCATTTAGATGCAAATACTAATAAAGCCAGTCAGAAATCATACGATAAGATTTATTATCGTGCCATGTCACAGTACTTGACTTGGTATCGTTGTGTTTATGACTTGCCAAGAAACACATCAGTCGATAAATTAAAAAATCAATTGGCTTATGCTTATAGATTTCTATTGAGTTGTAGCGTTAGATTGGTTTATTCCATCCTTCAATTTTCTCCAAGATTTTTGACAGCACATATCAAAGGTAATCTTGATGCCAGAAAATTCGTGAAAAGTGAGGAATATATCAGTTTACCTCATTTTATTCTTTCACCAAAAGAATAA
- a CDS encoding EpsG family protein, with translation MLFVFLYIVVSAICFSLFRSRRDLTIEWLIGILSILALVVGLGDMLGGYDRYIYCDLFDSNADRIRAGGPFLNPESPLMGYSKEMSYVIWNCLVAYITPNRYIFILITTLFVYSLLFFSLRDIFMKYPISILIFMGLWFFFTFTYLRQVMAASCAWLSYQYVIKKKFVPFLILWFIAYKFHNSAIIFFVFYFLPERKWKKSTIVTVLILSFLIGASGLPMSVYHLYDDALDIQRASSYADDYPGIRVDYVLEVLVMIYLIFSRYDEIPKDRKNLIYLNASLMFCIILLIFLHSSNAGRQSWYYMLGIIYTLSFLSSKRGKLDNYMKMVYMLVTVLYLRIIFDWGILLSPYKSFLTNGHRTNDPIYYKYEYDNGYDADKFYRPAIDIYIP, from the coding sequence ATGTTATTTGTTTTTTTATACATAGTTGTTTCTGCCATTTGTTTTTCCTTGTTTAGAAGTCGACGTGACCTCACTATTGAATGGCTTATAGGTATTTTGTCAATATTGGCATTAGTTGTAGGTTTAGGTGATATGCTGGGCGGTTATGACCGTTATATTTATTGTGATCTTTTTGATTCAAATGCTGATAGAATTCGTGCAGGTGGTCCTTTCCTAAATCCAGAAAGTCCTCTTATGGGATATAGTAAAGAAATGTCGTATGTAATATGGAATTGCTTAGTAGCTTATATAACTCCTAATCGATATATATTTATTCTTATTACAACACTCTTCGTCTATTCACTTTTGTTTTTTTCTCTCCGTGATATCTTCATGAAGTATCCTATTTCTATCTTAATTTTTATGGGACTATGGTTCTTCTTTACATTTACTTATTTGCGACAAGTAATGGCGGCAAGTTGTGCTTGGCTGTCTTATCAATATGTAATAAAAAAGAAATTTGTTCCTTTTTTAATACTTTGGTTTATTGCTTACAAGTTCCATAATTCTGCTATTATATTTTTTGTGTTCTATTTTTTACCAGAAAGGAAATGGAAGAAATCAACTATTGTTACAGTTTTAATACTGTCATTTCTTATAGGTGCTTCAGGATTGCCGATGTCTGTATATCATCTTTATGACGATGCCTTGGATATTCAAAGAGCTTCCAGTTATGCTGATGATTATCCTGGTATCCGAGTTGATTATGTGCTTGAGGTTCTGGTTATGATATACTTAATTTTTTCTCGTTATGATGAAATACCGAAAGATAGAAAAAATCTTATATATTTGAACGCATCTCTGATGTTTTGTATTATCCTCCTAATCTTTCTCCACTCTTCTAATGCAGGTCGACAAAGTTGGTATTATATGTTAGGTATTATATATACACTCTCTTTCTTGTCCTCAAAAAGGGGAAAGTTAGATAATTATATGAAGATGGTATATATGCTTGTAACAGTACTCTATCTGCGTATAATATTTGATTGGGGGATACTTTTAAGTCCATATAAGTCTTTCCTCACAAATGGTCATCGGACTAATGACCCTATTTATTATAAGTACGAGTATGACAATGGATATGATGCTGATAAGTTTTATAGGCCAGCCATTGATATATATATACCATAA
- a CDS encoding glycosyltransferase has protein sequence MRIIMISMMMPAAENIRGTSALPFHLLAGREKNIEVILYSYNLNGLSKEQIDSVAKELDIKIHMLPVPWWYNFILKFLSPFRFFMKFPIGNYFRLTASQLYFIVKENADGIWIYGEELSCVSKQLKDFKRVHTLPDCESLYYYRMLGKRFTMMSTQGYLRIASMYPKYLGMERNFDTSSSVYYHLVGEADVAFLKEINPEIQARFLRHPHYHVAVPAKSISFSSPKIKILIAGQYNIYMRQDSDELIESLVNTKSLSELKNHYIITFLGKGWESHVKTLSDVGYEVCHIKFAPDYIDEICKHDIQITPISIGTGTKGKVLDAIANGLLVIGSWYALENIAVEDKVSCLQYNKVNEVVTMLQQICSSPSLYENIAEKGRQAVLSFHAGSSIAQQLYSLFYNKTH, from the coding sequence ATGAGAATTATTATGATATCTATGATGATGCCTGCTGCAGAAAACATTCGTGGTACGAGTGCATTGCCTTTTCATTTATTAGCAGGTAGAGAAAAGAATATAGAAGTTATTTTGTATTCGTATAATTTAAATGGGTTGTCAAAGGAACAGATAGATTCCGTTGCAAAAGAACTTGATATAAAGATCCACATGTTACCAGTACCATGGTGGTATAATTTTATACTTAAGTTTCTTTCACCTTTTAGGTTTTTTATGAAGTTCCCTATTGGTAATTATTTCCGTTTAACTGCTTCACAATTATATTTTATTGTCAAAGAGAATGCTGATGGTATATGGATTTATGGTGAGGAGCTTTCTTGTGTCAGCAAGCAGTTAAAGGATTTTAAACGAGTACATACGTTGCCTGATTGTGAGTCTCTTTATTACTATAGAATGCTTGGTAAGCGTTTTACGATGATGAGCACACAAGGATATTTGAGGATAGCATCTATGTATCCGAAGTATTTAGGAATGGAAAGGAACTTTGATACTTCTTCATCAGTATATTATCATTTAGTAGGTGAAGCAGATGTTGCTTTTTTGAAAGAAATAAATCCAGAGATTCAAGCACGTTTTTTAAGGCATCCTCATTATCATGTTGCTGTTCCTGCAAAGTCTATCTCTTTTTCATCACCTAAAATAAAGATTTTAATAGCTGGGCAGTATAATATATATATGCGTCAGGATTCAGATGAATTGATAGAAAGTTTGGTAAATACCAAATCTTTATCAGAGTTAAAAAATCATTATATTATTACTTTCTTGGGAAAGGGCTGGGAAAGTCATGTTAAAACTCTAAGTGATGTGGGATATGAAGTTTGTCATATTAAGTTTGCTCCTGATTATATAGATGAGATCTGCAAGCATGATATACAGATTACGCCTATTAGTATTGGTACTGGCACTAAGGGAAAAGTTCTTGACGCAATTGCTAATGGTTTATTAGTTATAGGATCATGGTATGCATTAGAGAATATAGCCGTAGAAGATAAAGTCTCCTGTTTGCAATATAATAAAGTTAATGAAGTTGTTACAATGTTGCAGCAAATATGTTCAAGTCCTTCTCTGTATGAAAATATTGCCGAGAAGGGGCGACAAGCAGTACTGAGCTTTCATGCTGGAAGTAGTATTGCACAGCAGCTTTATTCTTTATTTTATAATAAGACTCATTAG